A window of Mucilaginibacter sp. PAMC 26640 contains these coding sequences:
- a CDS encoding SusC/RagA family TonB-linked outer membrane protein, which yields MCFVLFGTLLAGSAFAQEVKVTGTVTDTTGLTLPGVAVRVRGTQAGTTTDGNGKFSFKAPAAGSVLIFSYVGFANQEVPLNGQTNFNIKLKVLNSSLQEIVVTGYGSQKKESITGAISSVTSKDIDRVHAGSTVSTALAGKIPGVTFRQSEGRPGASAAIQIRNMGTPLYVIDGIQQDEGQFNNLAPNDIESISVLKDGSAAIYGVRAANGVIVVTTKKGAGDARINIDAYTGYQNFYRFPNVATNSYDYMRYLADAQVNSNGSTTITQAELDKYQAGTDPAYRSFNWRDYILKAHDNAPLNSVNANFTGATDRVNYYVSATHLFQSSQLGKEYMFSRSNIQSNVSVKVANGLKVNLNINGRVETRENPGVPGGDDYGLAKFAVLRNTPLERPYANDNPDYLNDIGHTESNYAFLNKKLSGVYHSDWRVLQTNFGAEYQIPGIKGLTLKGLYSYYVADYLLNNQEYTYNAYTYRPATDTYDVTGGSTNPWREREQRKEFAKTQQVQLNYNNSFGKSTIGATFVTERIELQHLRNWIHASPVSNNLPLIYFPTADQYQDSDNKETRIGYIGRINYNYDNKYYFEASARRDASSLFAPDKRVGYFPGASVGWRITQEGFMKNLLGQNSFINDIKFRASYGVLGDDRNPDGSGNPIVTPYAYLPGYNYNTGTAIIGGNALVTSADKGLVTTNISWLKSKITDIGMDFTILNNRLSGTVDYFYRKRSGLLASKTDVVLPAEVGYGLPAENLNSDAQYGAEFSLNYNGKAGEVTYNVGGNFSYSRQKNLDTYKPLFNNSLDKYRNDIRNRYANIDWGYEVIGQFTSQEQINNYTINNDNKGNRTLLPGDLMYKDQNGDGKIDGYDERPIGFGYGKQPNINFGLSIGAAYKGVDFHADFSGGAGYTWFQNYETRWAFQNNGNFNTIFADRWHRTDPYDVNSAWIPGKYPANRVNPGFGHADYELNGQRNSSFWLHNVKYLRARTIELGYTLPSGLLAKVKIKKARVYVNGYNMFSFDNLKQYAVDPETTDDNGLQNPQSKVLNFGVNLTF from the coding sequence ATGTGTTTTGTTCTTTTTGGCACATTGTTAGCAGGAAGCGCCTTTGCTCAGGAGGTTAAGGTAACCGGTACGGTTACTGATACCACCGGCTTAACGCTGCCGGGCGTTGCCGTAAGGGTCCGGGGGACGCAGGCAGGCACTACTACCGATGGGAATGGCAAATTTAGCTTTAAAGCACCTGCTGCTGGTAGTGTGCTGATATTTAGCTATGTTGGTTTTGCAAATCAGGAAGTACCCTTAAACGGGCAAACAAATTTCAACATTAAGCTTAAAGTGCTTAACTCATCACTGCAGGAAATTGTGGTAACGGGTTATGGTTCCCAGAAAAAGGAGTCGATCACGGGCGCTATCTCAAGCGTTACCAGCAAGGATATTGATCGTGTGCATGCCGGTTCAACGGTAAGTACCGCCCTCGCGGGTAAAATTCCGGGCGTAACCTTCAGGCAGTCTGAAGGCAGGCCGGGTGCCAGTGCAGCCATCCAGATCAGGAACATGGGTACGCCACTATATGTTATTGATGGGATACAACAGGATGAGGGCCAGTTCAACAATCTGGCGCCAAATGATATCGAAAGCATTTCGGTATTAAAGGACGGTTCGGCTGCTATTTATGGTGTTCGTGCGGCAAACGGCGTAATTGTGGTAACAACTAAGAAAGGTGCCGGCGATGCACGCATTAATATTGACGCCTACACTGGCTATCAAAATTTTTACCGCTTCCCTAACGTAGCCACCAACTCCTACGATTACATGCGCTACCTGGCCGATGCTCAAGTGAACAGTAATGGTTCTACTACCATTACCCAGGCTGAGCTGGATAAATACCAGGCAGGTACAGATCCTGCTTACCGCAGTTTTAACTGGCGCGACTATATCCTTAAAGCACACGATAACGCACCGCTAAACTCGGTAAATGCAAACTTTACCGGTGCAACCGACAGGGTTAACTATTATGTATCAGCAACACATTTATTTCAAAGCTCGCAGTTGGGTAAAGAATATATGTTCAGCCGCTCCAACATCCAGTCAAACGTATCAGTAAAAGTTGCCAATGGTTTAAAAGTTAACCTGAACATTAATGGCCGGGTGGAAACGCGCGAAAACCCAGGTGTACCTGGGGGCGATGATTACGGCTTGGCGAAATTTGCGGTTTTAAGGAATACGCCGCTGGAACGCCCATATGCAAATGACAATCCCGATTACTTGAACGATATCGGCCACACCGAATCCAACTACGCGTTTCTAAACAAAAAGCTATCTGGTGTTTATCATAGCGACTGGCGCGTATTGCAAACAAATTTTGGTGCCGAGTACCAGATTCCCGGTATAAAAGGTTTAACCTTAAAAGGTTTATATTCCTACTACGTTGCTGATTATTTGCTTAACAACCAGGAGTATACCTACAATGCTTACACTTACAGGCCTGCAACAGATACCTACGATGTAACAGGTGGCAGTACAAACCCATGGAGAGAGCGCGAGCAAAGAAAAGAGTTTGCAAAAACGCAGCAGGTACAACTCAATTACAATAATTCATTTGGTAAAAGTACTATAGGTGCAACGTTTGTAACCGAACGGATAGAGTTACAGCACCTGCGTAACTGGATCCATGCTTCACCGGTATCTAACAACCTGCCATTAATCTATTTCCCAACGGCAGATCAGTACCAGGATAGCGATAATAAAGAAACCCGCATAGGTTACATTGGGCGAATCAATTATAATTATGATAACAAATATTACTTTGAGGCTTCCGCAAGGCGCGATGCATCATCCCTTTTTGCTCCTGATAAACGGGTAGGTTACTTTCCGGGCGCCTCGGTAGGCTGGAGAATTACCCAGGAAGGCTTCATGAAAAACTTGCTTGGTCAAAACAGTTTCATTAATGATATCAAGTTCCGTGCATCTTACGGTGTATTGGGAGACGATCGTAACCCCGACGGCTCAGGAAATCCAATTGTAACTCCGTATGCCTATTTACCGGGCTATAACTATAACACGGGTACAGCTATTATAGGTGGCAATGCATTGGTAACATCGGCAGATAAAGGTTTGGTAACTACCAATATCTCCTGGCTAAAAAGTAAAATAACCGATATTGGTATGGATTTCACCATCCTTAACAACAGATTATCGGGTACGGTGGATTATTTTTATCGGAAACGCAGCGGGTTACTTGCCAGCAAAACCGATGTGGTACTGCCAGCAGAAGTGGGATACGGTTTACCAGCGGAAAACTTAAATAGCGACGCTCAATATGGTGCGGAATTTTCGCTAAATTATAATGGCAAGGCTGGTGAGGTTACTTACAATGTTGGTGGCAATTTCTCTTATAGCCGACAAAAAAATCTGGATACCTATAAGCCATTGTTTAACAATTCATTGGATAAGTATCGAAACGATATCAGGAACCGGTATGCAAACATCGACTGGGGTTACGAGGTGATAGGGCAGTTTACATCGCAGGAGCAGATAAACAATTATACTATTAATAATGATAATAAAGGTAACCGCACACTGCTACCGGGCGACCTGATGTACAAAGACCAGAATGGTGATGGGAAGATTGATGGGTATGATGAACGGCCAATCGGTTTTGGTTACGGCAAGCAGCCTAATATTAACTTCGGATTATCTATAGGTGCCGCTTATAAAGGGGTGGATTTCCATGCCGATTTCTCTGGTGGTGCCGGTTATACCTGGTTCCAGAATTATGAAACAAGATGGGCGTTCCAAAACAACGGTAACTTTAATACAATATTTGCTGATAGATGGCACCGAACAGATCCATATGATGTCAACAGCGCCTGGATTCCGGGTAAATATCCGGCCAACCGGGTTAATCCTGGTTTTGGCCACGCGGATTATGAGCTTAACGGACAGCGCAATTCATCTTTCTGGCTGCATAACGTAAAATATCTGAGAGCCAGGACGATCGAGCTTGGCTACACGTTGCCATCCGGATTGCTTGCAAAAGTGAAAATTAAAAAAGCAAGGGTTTATGTTAATGGATATAACATGTTCTCGTTTGATAATTTAAAGCAATACGCTGTTGATCCTGAAACTACGGACGATAACGGGCTTCAGAATCCTCAAAGTAAAGTACTCAACTTCGGCGTTAATTTAACTTTTTAA